A part of Myxococcales bacterium genomic DNA contains:
- a CDS encoding DoxX family membrane protein, with protein sequence MSESLFKYARIIYGIPLAITGLIYIINPQGTVESLTSFIPGGLNLIYFFGTVWLVLGSMIALGFYTRYAAWGIIFLISAYIMMIYVPALTEGEHQSIVLFEFLRDLSLMSGAFYILGIHAQWRKEARTKLLTYKIIEG encoded by the coding sequence ATGTCTGAATCGTTGTTTAAATATGCGAGAATTATTTATGGAATTCCATTAGCTATTACTGGGTTGATCTATATTATTAATCCTCAGGGAACGGTAGAAAGTTTAACGAGCTTTATTCCAGGTGGATTAAATTTAATATACTTTTTTGGGACAGTATGGTTGGTGTTGGGCTCGATGATAGCATTGGGCTTTTACACGCGCTATGCTGCCTGGGGCATTATATTTCTCATCAGCGCTTATATTATGATGATCTATGTACCGGCACTTACGGAAGGCGAACACCAATCTATAGTGCTCTTTGAATTTTTGCGTGACCTCAGTCTCATGAGTGGTGCTTTTTATATACTTGGGATTCATGCGCAATGGCGAAAAGAAGCGCGCACTAAGTTGCTCACTTATAAAATTATAGAAGGGTAG
- a CDS encoding energy transducer TonB translates to MKHHFNKSSSKSLDTTSSPQKSHGKKFFVVVILLSLTIHLAFFFLLMISFESSPAHNPLKAQIVWKEKEKGKPDLKNKKLVEDFYNANEKRPKNPNYLAEKNHSASKETQTSHQKSPPLANTTAILPNNIEAQEKTAHNQSYDSSSSTKRFLAQAKKNKGKNNNDPLGLRHNLPTLPLASEKKSFSKHIKGVKEGDHSELNTWQWRHAPFFNRVKNSVGRVWAPNTQISRHDPKGLLLGQKDRTTVMLVSIDTNGQLKSLKIAESSGVAYLDEEAERSFKAAAPFSYPPRDLFEQNQYFTFHFAFHVEVKRGLSFDMNWGSSQFN, encoded by the coding sequence GTGAAGCATCACTTTAATAAAAGCAGTTCTAAAAGCTTAGACACAACATCTTCACCTCAAAAAAGCCATGGAAAGAAATTTTTTGTCGTTGTTATTTTGCTATCACTGACAATCCACTTAGCCTTTTTCTTTTTGCTTATGATTTCTTTTGAATCTTCTCCAGCGCACAATCCGCTAAAAGCTCAGATTGTTTGGAAAGAGAAAGAGAAGGGTAAGCCCGATCTAAAAAATAAAAAACTGGTAGAAGATTTTTATAACGCAAATGAAAAAAGACCAAAAAATCCAAACTACTTAGCCGAAAAAAATCATAGCGCTAGCAAAGAGACTCAAACCTCGCACCAAAAATCACCTCCTTTAGCAAACACTACAGCAATCCTGCCAAACAACATTGAAGCACAAGAAAAAACAGCACATAATCAATCATATGACTCTTCATCATCTACTAAAAGATTTTTAGCTCAGGCAAAGAAAAATAAAGGCAAAAACAACAATGATCCTCTGGGGTTGCGACACAATCTTCCAACACTTCCTTTGGCGAGCGAAAAAAAAAGTTTTAGTAAACACATAAAAGGAGTTAAGGAAGGTGATCACAGCGAGCTTAACACCTGGCAATGGCGACACGCACCTTTTTTTAATCGCGTAAAAAATTCTGTGGGCAGAGTGTGGGCACCCAACACACAAATCTCACGCCATGATCCAAAAGGACTTTTGCTCGGTCAAAAAGATCGTACCACCGTCATGCTGGTAAGCATTGATACCAACGGACAACTTAAAAGTTTAAAAATTGCCGAAAGCAGCGGTGTAGCTTATTTGGATGAAGAAGCTGAGCGCAGCTTTAAAGCCGCCGCCCCCTTCTCCTATCCACCCAGAGATTTATTTGAACAAAATCAATACTTTACTTTTCATTTTGCCTTTCACGTAGAAGTAAAACGTGGCCTATCCTTTGATATGAACTGGGGATCCTCCCAATTTAACTAG